The alpha proteobacterium U9-1i genome includes a region encoding these proteins:
- a CDS encoding ATPases (involved in chromosome partitioning) — protein sequence MSLAYATDSETGLRRAHVIVVGNQKGGAGKSTVAMHVIVALMRMGRRTGALDLDVRQRSLTRYIENRARWISGRRASANLPSPQTVELHESRQRQMDLAEAEEEASFRTAIRRLSQTCDFIIVDSPGGDTHLARLAHATADTLITPLNDSFVDFDLLGDIDPNNSDIVRPSIYSEMVWDSRKRKAQEVRQPIDWIVMRNRTSASKIEAKNKQRVGDALKTLSSRIGFRLAPGLSERVIFRELFPQGLTLLDLDADGVEGEMRMTHLAARQELRDLFITLKLPGLDGEPLRF from the coding sequence ATGAGCCTCGCGTACGCCACCGATTCCGAGACCGGCCTCCGGCGCGCCCACGTGATCGTGGTCGGCAACCAGAAGGGCGGCGCGGGCAAATCCACCGTCGCTATGCACGTCATCGTCGCGCTGATGCGCATGGGGCGGCGCACCGGCGCGCTCGACCTGGACGTTCGGCAACGGTCGTTAACGCGCTACATCGAAAATCGCGCCCGCTGGATTTCCGGCCGTCGCGCCAGCGCGAATCTGCCCTCGCCGCAAACGGTTGAGCTCCATGAGAGCCGCCAGCGTCAGATGGATTTGGCCGAGGCGGAGGAGGAGGCGAGCTTCCGCACCGCCATTCGCCGCCTCTCGCAGACCTGCGATTTCATTATCGTCGATAGCCCCGGCGGGGACACCCACTTGGCGCGCCTGGCGCACGCCACGGCCGACACCTTGATTACCCCGCTCAACGACAGCTTCGTCGATTTCGACCTGTTGGGCGACATCGACCCAAACAATTCGGACATCGTTCGCCCCTCGATCTATAGCGAGATGGTCTGGGATAGCCGCAAGCGCAAAGCTCAAGAGGTGCGTCAACCGATCGACTGGATCGTGATGCGCAACCGCACATCCGCCAGCAAGATTGAAGCGAAGAACAAACAGCGCGTTGGCGACGCGCTCAAAACGCTGTCGAGCCGCATCGGCTTTCGTTTGGCGCCAGGGCTATCGGAGCGGGTCATCTTCCGTGAGCTCTTCCCGCAAGGGCTCACGCTCCTGGACCTCGACGCCGACGGTGTTGAAGGCGAAATGCGCATGACCCACCTCGCCGCTCGCCAGGAACTCCGGGACCTGTTTATCACCCTGAAGCTGCCTGGGCTGGACGGCGAGCCTCTGCGCTTCTAG
- a CDS encoding pantoate-beta-alanine ligase: MSKALTIVRNVASLRAEVARWRAGGERVELVPTMGALHEGHLSLVRTAKARGGRVIASLFVNPRQFAPHEDFERYPRDEAGDAAMLAAAGCDLLFAPERAVMYPEGFATNVIVTNVSTPLEGQMRPHFFGGVATVVTKLLAQALPDAAFFGEKDYQQLLVIKQLARDLDLPTEIVGCPTVREHDGLAMSSRNAYLSEDERRAAGRLNHILHDSIRALHRGEAIAEVENEAARHVHAAGFSSVDYVAVRDAASLDVIDTLDRPARILAAAWLGKTRLIDNMAV, from the coding sequence ATGAGCAAAGCACTCACGATCGTGCGAAACGTCGCCAGCCTCCGCGCCGAGGTCGCCCGCTGGCGCGCCGGCGGCGAGCGGGTGGAACTCGTGCCGACCATGGGCGCGCTGCACGAAGGGCACCTGTCGCTGGTGCGCACGGCCAAGGCGCGCGGCGGGCGGGTGATCGCGTCGCTGTTTGTGAACCCTCGCCAATTCGCGCCGCATGAGGATTTCGAGCGCTACCCGCGCGATGAAGCGGGCGATGCGGCGATGCTGGCGGCGGCGGGGTGCGACCTGCTGTTCGCGCCGGAGCGCGCGGTGATGTACCCGGAAGGCTTCGCGACCAATGTCATCGTCACCAACGTCTCGACGCCGCTCGAAGGGCAGATGCGACCGCACTTTTTTGGCGGCGTCGCCACGGTGGTGACGAAACTCCTCGCGCAGGCGCTGCCCGATGCGGCGTTCTTCGGCGAAAAGGATTATCAGCAGCTCTTGGTGATCAAACAGCTGGCGCGCGATCTCGATCTGCCAACCGAGATCGTCGGCTGTCCGACGGTGCGCGAGCATGACGGCCTGGCGATGTCCTCGCGCAACGCCTACCTCAGCGAAGACGAGCGCCGCGCCGCGGGGCGGCTGAACCACATACTGCACGATTCCATTCGTGCGCTGCATCGGGGCGAGGCCATCGCCGAAGTTGAAAACGAAGCCGCACGTCACGTTCACGCGGCGGGCTTCAGCAGCGTTGACTACGTGGCGGTGCGCGATGCTGCGAGCTTAGACGTGATCGACACGCTCGATCGCCCGGCGCGCATTTTGGCGGCGGCGTGGTTGGGAAAAACGCGGCTCATCGACAATATGGCGGTGTAG
- a CDS encoding propionyl-CoA carboxylase beta chain, whose product MSWEKDIEELRRREALAEQMGGEERVARQKSIGKLTVRERVDALLDPGSFHETGKIAGKAEYGADNALASFRASPFVVGRGEIEGRPVVVQADDFSVRGGAGDAAIWQKLLFAEQLANEYRLPLIRLIDGTGGGGSVKMLEKDPRTYIPQTPGWEWVVANMSAVPVVSLALGPCAGLGAGRVAASHYSVMVQGLSQVFVAGPPVAKAIGEDVDKEGLGGAEINGKNGVVDEIVTSESDAFAAARKFLSYLPSSIHDLAVRKPNGDPATRRDPTLIDVVPRNRRVPYKMRRIVEACVDAGSFYETGRQWGRGVITGLARIDGYSVAVIAGDPMFLAGAWTADVCRKVIKHVDLAQTFHLPVVHFVDCPGFAVGVKHERAGVVKLGVQAMAAVYQARVPWCSIVVRQAFGLAGSAMMNPTRTKYRYCWPSGDWGSLPMEGGIEAAYKRDIEASADPEKRLAEIRAWAEALRSPFRTAEAFYAEEIIDPRDTRPLLCEWAELAQRTLETGPSAFGMRP is encoded by the coding sequence ATGAGCTGGGAAAAAGACATCGAAGAACTGCGCCGACGCGAAGCATTGGCCGAGCAGATGGGCGGCGAAGAGCGCGTGGCGCGGCAGAAATCCATCGGCAAGTTGACTGTGCGCGAGCGCGTCGATGCGCTGCTCGATCCAGGCTCGTTCCACGAAACCGGCAAGATCGCCGGCAAGGCGGAGTACGGGGCCGACAACGCGCTCGCGAGCTTTCGCGCCTCGCCATTCGTGGTCGGACGCGGCGAGATCGAGGGGCGGCCGGTTGTTGTGCAGGCTGATGATTTTTCGGTGCGCGGCGGCGCCGGCGACGCGGCGATCTGGCAGAAGCTTTTGTTTGCCGAACAGCTCGCCAACGAATATCGCCTGCCGCTGATCCGCTTGATCGACGGCACTGGCGGCGGCGGCTCGGTGAAGATGCTGGAGAAAGATCCGCGCACTTACATTCCGCAAACGCCGGGCTGGGAATGGGTGGTCGCGAACATGAGCGCCGTGCCTGTTGTGTCGCTTGCTCTGGGACCATGCGCGGGCTTGGGCGCCGGGCGCGTGGCGGCGAGCCATTACAGCGTGATGGTTCAGGGCTTAAGCCAGGTGTTCGTGGCGGGGCCGCCGGTTGCGAAGGCGATTGGCGAGGATGTCGACAAGGAGGGCCTGGGCGGCGCCGAGATCAACGGCAAGAACGGCGTCGTCGATGAGATTGTCACCAGTGAATCGGACGCATTCGCGGCGGCGCGCAAATTTCTCTCCTATCTGCCCTCTTCCATTCACGACCTCGCCGTACGCAAGCCGAACGGCGATCCAGCGACGCGGCGTGATCCCACCTTGATCGATGTCGTGCCGCGCAATCGACGGGTGCCGTACAAGATGCGGCGCATCGTCGAGGCGTGCGTCGATGCGGGCTCGTTCTACGAAACCGGGCGGCAATGGGGGCGTGGCGTCATCACCGGCCTGGCGCGCATCGACGGCTACAGCGTCGCGGTGATCGCCGGCGATCCGATGTTCCTCGCTGGCGCGTGGACGGCGGACGTGTGCCGCAAAGTGATCAAGCATGTGGACCTGGCGCAGACATTTCATCTGCCGGTCGTGCATTTCGTCGATTGCCCAGGCTTTGCCGTTGGCGTGAAGCATGAGCGCGCCGGCGTGGTGAAGCTGGGCGTGCAGGCGATGGCGGCGGTGTATCAAGCGCGCGTGCCGTGGTGTTCGATCGTGGTGCGGCAGGCGTTCGGGCTGGCGGGCTCGGCGATGATGAACCCGACGCGCACGAAATATCGCTATTGCTGGCCCAGCGGCGATTGGGGCTCGCTGCCAATGGAAGGCGGCATCGAGGCCGCGTACAAGCGCGACATCGAAGCCAGCGCCGATCCGGAAAAACGGCTCGCTGAAATTCGCGCCTGGGCGGAAGCGTTGCGCTCGCCGTTCCGGACGGCGGAAGCGTTCTACGCCGAAGAGATCATCGACCCGCGCGACACGCGTCCGCTGCTCTGCGAATGGGCCGAGCTTGCGCAACGCACTTTGGAGACGGGGCCAAGCGCGTTTGGGATGCGGCCTTAG
- a CDS encoding tryptophan 2,3-dioxygenase produces the protein MSSDKSVTYGGYLRLPELLACQQPTSGRHDEMLFVILHQTMELWMKQTLHEIDAAQAEIARGELVPAYKSLARVSRIQAVMTQAWDILATMTPADYLAFRNVLGTSSGFQSAQFRTLEYRLGLKDDAFLKFQDAGSSERIAMEAALDAPSLYDETIAQLAKAGFAISDAVLKRPRRARYEANADVEAAWIAVYRDTQKYWALYQLAEKLLDLDDALLTWRHKHVLTVERVIGMKRGTGGTEGVAYLQQTLLRRAFPEIWSMRTKL, from the coding sequence ATGAGTTCCGACAAATCCGTGACGTATGGCGGCTATCTGCGATTGCCGGAATTGCTGGCCTGCCAGCAACCCACCAGCGGGCGTCACGACGAGATGCTGTTCGTCATCCTCCATCAGACGATGGAATTGTGGATGAAGCAGACGCTGCATGAGATCGACGCGGCGCAAGCAGAGATCGCGCGCGGCGAATTGGTGCCGGCGTACAAAAGTCTTGCCCGCGTCTCGCGCATCCAAGCCGTGATGACGCAAGCGTGGGATATCTTGGCGACGATGACGCCGGCGGATTATTTGGCCTTTCGCAACGTGCTGGGGACAAGCTCCGGCTTTCAGTCGGCGCAGTTCCGGACGTTGGAATATCGCTTAGGCCTGAAGGACGACGCGTTTCTCAAATTTCAGGACGCGGGCTCGTCCGAACGAATTGCGATGGAAGCCGCGCTCGACGCGCCGAGCTTATACGATGAGACCATCGCGCAATTGGCGAAGGCGGGCTTCGCTATTTCCGACGCCGTGCTGAAGCGACCGCGCCGGGCGCGATACGAAGCCAACGCAGACGTGGAAGCCGCGTGGATCGCTGTTTATCGCGATACGCAAAAATACTGGGCGCTCTACCAACTGGCGGAGAAATTGCTCGATCTCGACGATGCGTTGCTCACTTGGCGCCACAAGCACGTGCTGACGGTCGAGCGCGTGATCGGCATGAAACGTGGAACCGGCGGAACGGAAGGCGTGGCGTATCTGCAGCAGACATTGCTGCGGCGCGCGTTTCCGGAAATCTGGTCGATGCGGACGAAACTATGA
- a CDS encoding hypothetical protein (FIG00482041) — protein sequence MKSYKHLFSRALAAAPGRLHFAAHSHHLWPDASYEGHVAAWDDAARLADRKWEKIFGEVIPAARAHIADELKLPDPNTIAFAPNTHELVVRLFSARQSRPPLDVLTSDGEYHAFRRQAARWEEQGMVRRRIVPCEPFDTFTERYLAAMKEKAPDIAFVSHVMFKTGLRFDGIEEAASYASPDGTWVVIDGYHGFMALPCDLSRVADRVFYVGGGYKYAMAGEGAGYLHAPPGFGARPANTGWFAEFAHMEAKPSGVPYSTDGMRFMGATFDATALYRLNYVRDMLAREGLDTAAICARVEALRDRLEAAIGAGEAGVLREAELLRPNASGPRSRYLALRDPRATEWKAKLFESDVITDARDDVLRIGLAVYHDAEDVGALAGKIARALG from the coding sequence ATGAAATCGTACAAACATCTTTTCTCACGCGCGCTCGCAGCGGCGCCGGGGCGGCTGCATTTCGCGGCGCATTCGCACCATTTGTGGCCCGATGCGTCGTATGAAGGCCATGTCGCGGCGTGGGACGACGCGGCGCGGCTTGCGGATCGCAAATGGGAGAAAATTTTCGGCGAAGTCATTCCGGCCGCGCGCGCACACATCGCTGATGAACTGAAACTGCCCGATCCGAATACGATCGCGTTCGCGCCGAACACGCACGAGTTGGTGGTTCGCTTGTTCTCGGCGCGGCAATCGCGCCCGCCGCTCGACGTGCTGACGAGCGACGGCGAGTACCACGCTTTTCGTCGTCAGGCCGCCCGCTGGGAAGAGCAAGGCATGGTGCGCAGACGCATCGTACCTTGCGAACCGTTCGATACGTTCACCGAACGCTACCTCGCCGCAATGAAAGAAAAGGCGCCGGACATCGCCTTCGTAAGCCACGTGATGTTCAAGACCGGACTCCGGTTTGACGGCATTGAGGAAGCGGCGTCTTACGCTTCGCCTGATGGCACGTGGGTCGTGATCGACGGCTATCACGGCTTCATGGCGCTGCCGTGCGATCTCTCGCGCGTTGCCGATCGCGTGTTCTACGTCGGCGGCGGCTACAAATACGCGATGGCCGGCGAAGGCGCAGGCTATCTGCACGCGCCGCCGGGATTTGGTGCGCGCCCAGCGAACACCGGCTGGTTCGCGGAGTTCGCGCACATGGAGGCCAAACCCTCCGGCGTGCCCTATTCCACGGACGGCATGCGCTTCATGGGGGCGACGTTCGACGCGACCGCGCTTTATCGCCTGAACTATGTGCGCGACATGCTCGCGCGCGAAGGCTTGGACACCGCGGCGATTTGCGCGCGTGTTGAGGCGTTGCGCGATCGGCTCGAAGCGGCGATCGGCGCCGGCGAAGCGGGCGTGTTGCGTGAAGCGGAATTGCTGCGCCCAAACGCGAGTGGTCCGCGCTCACGCTACCTCGCGCTACGCGATCCGCGCGCGACGGAATGGAAGGCAAAGCTGTTTGAAAGCGACGTGATTACCGATGCGCGCGACGATGTCCTGCGGATCGGCTTGGCGGTGTATCATGATGCAGAGGATGTGGGGGCGTTGGCGGGGAAGATCGCGAGGGCGCTGGGCTAA
- a CDS encoding possible DNA methylase, whose translation MKRDENAVARARAGRHEPTNAELNLWALLRDRRLIKRKFRRQHVIGRYVVDFACPAIKLVIEVDGPSHDAAEQRAFDEQRTEYLQRSGWRVLRVTNTDVYTAFGEVEAIIVSAIGD comes from the coding sequence ATGAAGCGCGATGAAAACGCTGTCGCTCGCGCGCGTGCTGGCCGGCACGAGCCAACGAACGCCGAGCTGAATCTTTGGGCGTTGCTTCGCGATCGCCGCTTGATCAAGCGAAAGTTTCGCCGTCAACACGTGATCGGTCGCTACGTTGTCGATTTCGCCTGCCCCGCCATCAAGCTCGTGATTGAGGTAGATGGACCATCGCACGACGCGGCGGAGCAACGCGCGTTTGACGAACAGCGGACGGAATATCTTCAGCGATCAGGCTGGCGCGTGCTGCGCGTGACCAACACCGACGTCTACACGGCGTTCGGCGAAGTTGAAGCGATTATCGTGTCGGCTATCGGGGACTAA
- a CDS encoding bll7162, with the protein MPRFVAVYTGTPESHAASGWDQLDEATRKAREAKGMQAWMDWGAKYKDKIVVHGGPLGKTKSVGKDGVRDIRNNLAGYIVVEAASHEEAAAMFENHPHFAIFPGESVEVMPELPIPTLS; encoded by the coding sequence ATGCCGAGATTTGTCGCCGTTTATACCGGCACGCCTGAGTCACATGCCGCGTCCGGCTGGGATCAACTCGACGAAGCGACGCGCAAGGCCCGCGAAGCCAAGGGCATGCAGGCCTGGATGGATTGGGGCGCCAAGTACAAAGACAAGATCGTCGTTCACGGCGGCCCGCTCGGCAAAACCAAAAGCGTTGGCAAGGACGGCGTGCGCGACATCCGCAACAATCTGGCGGGCTATATCGTCGTCGAAGCGGCCTCCCACGAAGAAGCCGCAGCGATGTTCGAGAACCACCCGCACTTCGCGATCTTCCCTGGCGAGTCCGTGGAAGTGATGCCGGAGCTGCCTATACCGACGCTGAGCTAG